A part of Tigriopus californicus strain San Diego chromosome 10, Tcal_SD_v2.1, whole genome shotgun sequence genomic DNA contains:
- the LOC131888593 gene encoding zinc finger protein 124-like, which translates to MSQTLVDPLKPSSSWDPLKITGLTKVSLGRWILFLKEEPDLQINDEPHFALAILYHCNTHQYIIRVFGRTYQTGSAANYQEMAFKAQTFFETVVPCVGILFADALFPLSCKFSVSCSVVIPKKKALNICDDCMRDMKARRRANIFSQGRINQDDSSGDEWLKSDEDPSDNNDHDEGPEAFGVEFNTKDHSSKWSVGIFECDSCDLTFDKAESFSDHSWLVHQAADHLRCPNCEKFISMGHNHTNFVNHWKFCSKFKIVPIRGFPGVKFSYECKTCGEAFKYKSDVRGHRRKCLNDCDLCDYKPQNHNDWRMHKKEVHQLDPNERVPKEPSVCAECGKTFKTKTKLKYHHNKYHAEIDQFACKICTLRCGAKSILRNHMATHDEPKILCPICGNRFKSKANLNVHLLIHSGEKPFKCDTCDYCTSAKASLAVHKKYVHGGVSRPPKKKKKTSMKAETKSKS; encoded by the exons ATGTCGCAGACATTGGTAGATCCTCTCAAACCCTCGAGTTCTTGGGATCCGTTGAAGATCACGGGCTTGACCAAAGTGTCCTTAGGTCGTTGGATATTATTTCTTAAGGAGGAACCGGACCTTCAAATCAACGATGAACCTCATTTTGCTCTCGCCATACTTTATCATTGCAATACTCACCAGTACATAATCCGAGTATTTGGGCGTACCTATCAAACTGGTTCGGCCGCTAATTATCAAGAAATGGCGTTTAAGGCCCAAACCTTCTTTGAGACCGTAGTTCCATGTGTGGGGATCCTTTTTGCCGATGCCTTGTTCCCCTTATCTTGCAAATTCTCGGTGAGTTGTTCCGTTGTGATTCCCAAGAAAAAGGCCTTGAACATTTGTGATGATTGCATGAGAGATATGAAGGCCAGGCGAAGGGCCAATATCTTCTCCCAAGGTCGAATAAATCAGGATGACAGTTCTGGAGATGAATGGCTCAAGTCAGATGAGGACCCAAGCGATAACAATGACCATGATGAAGGCCCTGAAGCCTTTGGAGTTGAATTCAATACCAAAGACCATTCTTCGAAATGGTCCGTGGGAATTTTCGAATGTGACAGCTGCGATTTAACCTTTGACAAGGCCGAATCATTCAGTGACCATTCCTGGTTGGTCCATCAAGCGGCGGATCACCTTCGTTGTCCCAATTGTGAGAAGTTCATTTCAATGGGACACAACCACACAAATTTTGTCAATCATTGGAAGTTCTGTAGCAAGTTCAAAATCGTTCCCATCAGAGGATTTCCTGGGGTGAAATTTAGTTATGAGTGCAAAACTTGCGGAGAAGCCTTTAAGTACAAATCCGATGTCAGAGGACATCGACGCAAATGCTTGAATGATTGTGATCTCTGTGATTATAAGCCTCAAAATCATAATGACTGGAGAATGCACAAGAAAGAAGTGCATCAATTGGACCCGAATGAAAGAGTTCCCAAGGAGCCTTCAGTATGTGCGGAATGCGGCAAGACCTTCAAGACTAAAACCAAGTTGAAATACCACCATAACAAGTATCACGCCGAAATCGATCAGTTTGCTTGTAAGATATGCACCTTGAGATGTGGGGCCAAATCCATTCTACGTAATCATATGGCTACCCATGATGAACCCAAAATCTTGTGCCCAATATGTGGGAACAGATTCAAATCGAAGGCGAACTTGAATGTTCACTTGTTGATTCATTCGGGGGAAAAACCTTTCAA ATGTGATACGTGTGATTACTGCACATCAGCCAAGGCTAGTTTGGCCGTGCATAAGAAATATGTCCATGGAGGAGTCTCGAGGCcgccgaaaaagaagaagaaaacctCCATGAAGGCTGAAACAAAGTCTAAATCTTAG
- the LOC131888592 gene encoding zinc finger protein 836-like encodes MALVSPSNNLISEDHKFDSSSPSSDSFKTLGLAKVSLGQWILILREDPDLQINDEPHFALTLLYHTRTHQYIYRVFGRTFQTGVLRSYSELVLEASRLFQIGVPCVGLLLANGQFPLSCEFSETCSILVPKSRDTNVCSSCVDEMRMRRLKAKTSDKVRGYKRKDSVLESDEDFKLELDDVVFPPDSAFDDDEDRCGFKDEDPIFSAQSRPFACEECLEKFETADELISHFGSDHPNVTSLRCPRCDETVFVGMEPIRFLSHWRTCQKIKITPKVGGPGVKFTYQCNICDEIFHYKLHVKRHMRKCVGSCDQCDFLPKDANDLVKHRQEVHDIAPDHDKPVKEPSICAECGKTFSTGTKLKYHHNKYHAEVDKHGCKICGLRCGDSTRLRKHMTVHDDPKILCPMCGKKLKTKENLKVHLRTHTGEKPYKCDMCGFCTGASANLSVHKKFVHGGISRYKLRKKKKSLKTDANNLPPPHV; translated from the exons ATGGCTCTTGTTTCCCCTTCGAACAACCTCATCTCCGAGGACCACAAATTTGACTCATCCAGCCCCTCTTCAGACTCATTCAAGACGTtgggattggcaaaagtgtcATTGGGACAGtggatcttgatcttgagagAAGATCCGGATCTACAAATCAACGACGAGCCTCATTTCGCACTCACGTTGCTCTATCATACTCGGACACATCAGTATATTTATCGGGTTTTCGGTCGAACCTTCCAAACAGGGGTTTTAAGGAGCTACTCAGAATTGGTCTTGGAAGCCTCAAGGCTGTTTCAAATCGGAGTTCCATGTGTGGGTCTCCTGCTTGCTAACGGGCAGTTCCCGCTGTCTTGTGAGTTCTCTGAAACATGCTCCATTTTAGTCCCAAAGTCGAGAGATACAAATGTTTGTTCAAGTTGCGTAGATGAGATGCGGATGCGGCGATTGAAGGCCAAAACATCAGATAAGGTCAGGGGGTATAAAAGGAAAGATAGCGTTTTGGAGAGTGATGAGGATTTCAAGTTGGAACTCGATGATGTGGTATTCCCTCCGGATTCGGCTtttgatgacgatgaggatCGATGTGGTTTCAAGGACGAGGATCCCATCTTCTCAGCTCAATCAAGACCATTTGCTTGTGAGGAGTGCCttgagaaatttgaaactGCTGATGAGCTCATTAGTCATTTTGGCTCCGATCATCCGAATGTGACTTCTCTGAGATGTCCTCGTTGTGACGAGACGGTTTTTGTCGGCATGGAACCAATCAGGTTCTTAAGCCATTGGCGAACTtgtcagaaaatcaaaatcacgCCCAAAGTGGGTGGTCCCGGTGTCAAGTTCACTTACCAATGCAATATTTGTGACGAGATATTCCACTACAAGCTGCATGTCAAGCGGCACATGCGAAAATGTGTGGGAAGTTGTGATCAATGTGACTTTCTACCCAAAGACGCCAATGACTTGGTCAAGCATCGACAAGAGGTCCATGATATTGCTCCAGACCATGATAAACCTGTTAAAGAGCCTTCAATCTGCGCCGAATGTGGCAAGACCTTCAGTACTGGGACCAAACTGAAATATCATCACAATAAGTATCACGCGGAAGTGGATAAGCACGGGTGCAAGATCTGCGGCTTGAGATGCGGCGATAGCACTCGACTTCGGAAGCATATGACTGTTCATGATGACCCGAAAATTTTGTGTCCAATGTGCGGGAAGAAGCTAAAGACCAAGGAGAATCTGAAAGTTCATCTAAGAACTCACACGGGAGAGAAGCCCTATAA ATGCGATATGTGCGGCTTCTGTACCGGGGCCAGTGCCAATTTGAGTGTTCACAAGAAGTTTGTCCACGGAGGGATTTCTCGGTATAAgttgagaaagaagaaaaaatccctcAAGACAGACGCCAACAATTTACCACCaccacatgtttaa
- the LOC131888594 gene encoding galactoside alpha-(1,2)-fucosyltransferase 1-like — MAFINYRAPYTIVILLVLLLLIRWYSVDRSTSLSFPNKYQRDPRPSPGYLQRTGAQELSNLEDIEPYPKCTHVLTLLPGGRWANTVMEYGSLYGVIKDHEGFRIKPVLNDEMKTNLTEVFPNLSIPSFSEMGCSDKDLPFVTTEQVKAGFLKEKWEHPILSLPKYWLRDKYFIPAIDDLKQNEFQFHPRLVQYVERGLQSAKEDFLKTRPGLDQVIFVGLHVRRTDYARYIKKHNGTAVTEHYFYKAMKMVRDKFGPSVVFVSATDDPKWTKSKFSKFPDVYFSSKMQMGKIDPVHFDFALLSHCNHSIYSYGTFGYMTSILAGGHVIAANSYTVDKFIALTYARSERGQNWTIIRDPTVKM; from the exons ATGGCTTTTATCAACTACCGAGCCCCTTACACAATCGTCATTCTGTTGGTGCTTCTACTTCTCATTCGATGGTATTCCGTCGATCGATCCACCTCATTAAGTTTTCCAAACAAATATCAACGGGACCCTCGTCCCTCACCGGGTTATCTGCAACGTACCGGAGCTCAAGAACTTTCCAACcttgaagatattgaacccTACCCAAAATGTACCCATGTGCTGACTCTTCTTCCCGGAGGTCGATGGGCTAACACGGTTATGGAATATGGGTCATTGTACGGGGTGATTAAAGACCATGAAGGCTTTCGCATCAAGCCTGTTCtgaatgatgaaatgaagacGAATTTGACGGAAGTGTTTCCCAACTTAAGCATCCCCTCATTCTCCGAGATGGGATGCAGTGATAAAGATCTGCCATTTGTCACCACCGAACAAGTGAAGGCAGGGTTCCTCAAGGAGAAATGGGAACATCCCATTCTGTCATTGCCAAAGTATTGGTTAAGGGATAAATACTTCATCCCTGccattgatgatttgaagcaaaatgagTTCCAATTTCATCCCAGACTAGTCCAATATGTAGAAAGAGGTCTTCAGAGTGCAAAAGAAGATTTTCTTAAAACCCGTCCAGGGTTGGATCAAGTCATTTTTGTTGGCCTTCATGTCAGAAGAACAGATTACGCTCGTTATATTAAGAAGCACAATGGGACCGCAGTTACGGAACACTACTTCTACAAAGCCATGAAAATGGTGAGGGATAAGTTTGGACCGTCGGTGGTATTTGTGTCGGCAACCGATGAtccaaaatggacaaaatcCAAGTTCTCCAAGTTTCCTGATGTTTATTTCTCttccaaaatgcaaatgggCAAAATCGATCCGGttcactttgattttgctctATTATCCCATTGCAATCATTCAATTTACAG ttatGGAACCTTTGGATATATGACCTCAATCTTAGCTGGCGGTCATGTTATTGCCGCCAATTCTTACACCGTGGATAAATTTATCGCCCTTACTTATGCCCGATCTGAGAGAGGCCAAAACTGGACAATCATTAGGGATCCAACCGTGAAAATGTAG
- the LOC131888597 gene encoding galactoside alpha-(1,2)-fucosyltransferase 1-like has translation MAFINYRASYTIVILLVLLLLIRWYSVDRSTSLSFPNKYQRDPRPSPGYLQRTGAQELSNFEDIEPYPKCTHVLTLLPGGRWANTVMEYGSLYGVIKDHEGFRIKPVLNDEMKTNLTEVFPNLSIPSFSEMGCSDKDLPFVTTEQVKAGFLKEKWEHPILSLPKYWLRDKYFIPAIDDLKQNEFQFHPRLVQYVERGLQSAKEDFLKTRPGLDQVIFVGLHVRRTDYARYIKKHNGTAVTEHYFYKAMKMVRDKFGPSVVFVSATDDPKWTKSKFSKFPDVYFSSKMQMGKIDPVHFDFALLSHCNHSIFSYGTFGYMTSILAGGHVIAANSYTVDKFYAINYARSERGQNWTIMKDPTMKISLTNMNHFIGH, from the exons ATGGCTTTTATCAATTATCGAGCCTCTTACACAATCGTCATTCTGTTGGTGCTTCTACTTCTCATTCGATGGTATTCCGTCGATCGATCCACCTCATTAAGTTTTCCAAACAAATATCAACGGGACCCTCGTCCCTCACCGGGTTATCTGCAACGTACCGGAGCTCAAGAACTTTCCAActttgaagatattgaacccTACCCAAAATGTACCCATGTGCTGACTCTTCTTCCCGGAGGTCGATGGGCTAACACGGTTATGGAATATGGGTCATTGTACGGGGTGATTAAAGACCATGAAGGCTTTCGCATCAAGCCTGTTCtgaatgatgaaatgaagacGAATTTGACGGAAGTGTTTCCCAACTTAAGCATCCCCTCATTCTCCGAGATGGGATGCAGTGATAAAGATCTGCCATTTGTCACCACCGAACAAGTGAAGGCAGGGTTCCTCAAGGAGAAATGGGAACATCCCATTCTGTCATTGCCAAAGTATTGGTTAAGGGATAAATACTTCATCCCTGccattgatgatttgaagcaaaatgagTTCCAATTTCATCCCAGACTAGTCCAATATGTAGAAAGAGGTCTTCAGAGTGCAAAAGAAGATTTTCTTAAAACCCGTCCAGGGTTGGATCAAGTCATTTTTGTTGGCCTTCATGTCAGAAGAACAGATTACGCTCGTTATATTAAGAAGCACAATGGGACCGCAGTTACGGAACACTACTTCTACAAAGCCATGAAAATGGTGAGGGATAAGTTTGGACCGTCGGTGGTATTTGTGTCGGCAACCGATGAtccaaaatggacaaaatcCAAGTTCTCCAAGTTTCCTGatgtttatttttcttccaaaatgcaaatgggCAAAATCGATCCGGttcactttgattttgctctACTATCCCATTGCAACCATTCAATTTTCAG ttaTGGAACCTTTGGATATATGACCTCGATCTTAGCTGGCGGCCATGTTATTGCCGCTAATTCTTACACCGTGGATAAATTTTATGCCATTAATTATGCCCGATCTGAACGAGGCCAAAACTGGACAATCATGAAGGATCCAACCATGAAAAT atcactgaccaacatgaatcatttcattggccattag